The following coding sequences are from one Phragmitibacter flavus window:
- a CDS encoding right-handed parallel beta-helix repeat-containing protein — MNPLLRFIILLLLPLPLPATAAQITVHNPTELRTALTTLKPGTHLKIAPGEYPGGHHLKNLQNLTIEALDPQNPPLFKDGNTAWQFSRCENLTLRHLHISGQKLNGINLDDGGHLDKPVSGITLEHLKISNIGPQGNRDAIKCSGLTKLTIRHCHFNGWGGSAIDFVGCHDSLITHCHFEGKDGYSAHTGIQLKGGTSDITIEHNQFINGGQRPINAGGSTGLAYFRPQGAKYEAKSLIIRHNTIQGSPCAIAFVGVDGAQFHHNTILFPTQWLFRILQETTEPNFAPCRNVIIKNNHFVYHRASLRSDINIGSGTQPETFQFDGNTWIAEDQPQASQPKLPTQEKNATYGIDPRKTPRK; from the coding sequence ATGAACCCCCTCCTCCGCTTCATAATCCTCCTCCTGCTCCCCCTCCCCCTACCCGCCACCGCCGCCCAAATCACCGTCCACAACCCCACCGAACTGCGCACCGCACTCACCACCCTCAAACCCGGCACCCACCTCAAAATCGCCCCCGGCGAATACCCCGGCGGCCATCATCTCAAAAACCTCCAAAACCTCACCATCGAAGCCCTCGATCCCCAAAACCCACCCCTCTTCAAGGACGGCAACACCGCCTGGCAATTCTCCCGCTGCGAAAACCTCACCCTTCGCCACCTGCACATCTCCGGACAAAAACTCAACGGCATCAATCTCGACGACGGCGGCCATCTCGACAAACCCGTCTCCGGCATCACCCTCGAACACCTTAAAATCAGCAACATCGGCCCACAAGGCAACCGCGACGCCATCAAATGCTCCGGCCTAACCAAACTCACCATCCGCCACTGCCACTTCAACGGATGGGGCGGCTCCGCCATCGACTTCGTCGGCTGCCATGACTCGCTCATCACCCACTGCCACTTTGAAGGCAAAGACGGCTACAGCGCCCACACCGGCATCCAGCTCAAAGGCGGCACCTCCGACATCACCATCGAACACAACCAATTCATCAACGGCGGCCAGCGCCCCATCAACGCCGGCGGCTCCACTGGCCTCGCCTACTTCCGGCCCCAAGGTGCCAAATACGAAGCCAAAAGCCTCATCATCCGCCACAACACCATCCAGGGCAGCCCCTGCGCCATCGCCTTCGTCGGTGTCGACGGTGCCCAATTCCACCACAACACCATCCTCTTCCCCACCCAGTGGCTGTTCCGCATCCTCCAGGAAACCACCGAACCCAACTTTGCCCCCTGCCGCAACGTCATCATCAAAAACAACCACTTCGTCTACCACCGCGCCAGCCTCCGCAGCGATATCAACATCGGCAGCGGCACCCAACCCGAAACCTTCCAGTTCGATGGCAACACCTGGATCGCCGAAGACCAGCCCCAAGCTTCTCAACCCAAACTTCCCACCCAAGAAAAAAACGCCACCTACGGGATCGACCCACGAAAAACCCCACGAAAGTAA
- a CDS encoding SMP-30/gluconolactonase/LRE family protein: MKKTSSFFAVTLTLLVGLAPLTQPHAHAFELVIGTPKTEPVVTPFCIDFDAAGNLYGVEFENGHRVFKLDPSGNTLTFLGGQKGIIAPKDDNGKGDGGPIADALFSGMHDLAVTKAGQVYLADSWVGRLRHYNPTTGIVTTAAGTGKKGNSGDNGPATQADINQLFACALSPDETKLYLVDISSLRVRYLDLTTNIIHAFAGTGKKGQPQDGTKAVDQPLMNPRAVAVDPNNGTVYIVDRDNHSLLRVTPDGIITTVVNASGKKGASGDNGPAIDATLNGPKHAIVDHQGRVIIADAENHTIRRYDPKTGNIELLAGTPNQKGTLLEKDKVQLNRPHGLRLTRDGQTLYIVDSYNHRILRTDYK, translated from the coding sequence ATGAAAAAAACATCCTCATTCTTCGCCGTCACTCTCACCCTCCTCGTCGGCCTAGCTCCCCTCACCCAACCCCACGCCCACGCCTTCGAACTCGTCATCGGCACCCCAAAAACCGAACCCGTCGTCACCCCCTTCTGCATCGACTTCGACGCCGCAGGCAACCTCTACGGCGTGGAGTTTGAAAACGGCCACCGCGTCTTCAAACTCGACCCCAGCGGCAACACCCTCACCTTCCTCGGCGGCCAAAAAGGCATCATCGCCCCCAAAGACGACAACGGCAAAGGCGACGGCGGACCCATCGCCGACGCGCTCTTCAGCGGCATGCACGACCTCGCCGTCACCAAGGCCGGCCAGGTCTACCTCGCCGACAGTTGGGTTGGCCGACTCCGTCACTACAACCCCACCACCGGCATCGTCACCACCGCCGCCGGCACCGGCAAAAAAGGCAACAGCGGCGACAACGGTCCTGCCACCCAAGCCGACATCAACCAGCTCTTCGCCTGCGCCCTCAGCCCCGACGAAACCAAACTCTATCTCGTCGACATCAGCAGCCTCCGCGTCCGCTACCTCGACCTCACCACCAACATCATCCACGCCTTCGCCGGCACCGGCAAAAAAGGCCAGCCCCAGGATGGCACCAAAGCCGTCGACCAACCCCTCATGAACCCTCGCGCCGTCGCCGTCGATCCCAACAACGGCACCGTCTACATCGTCGACCGCGACAACCACTCCCTCCTCCGCGTCACCCCCGACGGCATCATCACCACCGTCGTCAACGCCTCCGGCAAAAAAGGCGCCAGCGGCGACAACGGACCCGCCATCGACGCCACCCTCAACGGTCCCAAACACGCCATCGTCGACCACCAAGGCCGCGTCATCATTGCCGACGCCGAAAACCACACCATTCGCCGTTACGACCCCAAAACCGGCAACATCGAACTCCTCGCCGGCACCCCCAACCAAAAAGGCACCCTCCTTGAGAAAGACAAAGTCCAGCTCAACCGCCCCCACGGCCTCCGCCTCACCCGCGACGGCCAAACCCTCTACATCGTCGACAGCTACAACCACCGCATCCTTCGAACCGACTACAAATAG
- a CDS encoding sensor histidine kinase, with the protein MSIRVHSWFFFLLLLSPLQAAEPPFVKAIDIRSMTPTEADQNREVQLRGTVIFSDANNAVFLQDETAGTLFWLEKNQPAPAPGDVVEVRGTTRYGLYVPGIEETTYRILNRGEMPAPIEATYEDLLSGRYHYQWVSIQGIVRSIHTAVTTDINPTTLPSNATANAAKQRTTMRVAMGSRIVEIRLNDPPPNSDELIDSTVHITGLASGAINDRRQLLQPYLWPHDSNAIKILEPAPDPTQLPTLPATDLLTFRPTGRSTGHRVRMSGTILAAFPDGRLFLRDDTASFAVNLATTTTTDPLHPGENIEILGFPEMERFSAALADAQLITRTPGPPPQPIPTTIRELMRGTYDNDLITLTAEVTETYQSENGPILILHTNERSLRAQLPPNHPIPAPHSRIQITGICLVESSKPIAYQSQPQTLSLHPRNAADILILQTPSGWPQPRLTIALIAFAIATLLAALWILLLRRQVENQTAALRDRIEHQAMLEERHRIAREFHDTLEQDLTGLSLQLGAAASVPTDRTPTLLATARHLVTRIQTETRNLLTDLRTPPDQALPLATILQNLAESRTTENGPTIEVHTDENLPTLPPRTLHHLRMIAQESLANALRHANATLIQIHLTNQSEPDHLLLTIRDNGKGFDPSETWEKPGHYGCMGIRERARKLNATVEWHSQPTKGTTLELKLPRS; encoded by the coding sequence GTGTCCATTCGTGTCCATTCGTGGTTTTTCTTCCTCCTCCTCCTCTCTCCCCTCCAAGCCGCCGAGCCCCCCTTCGTCAAAGCCATCGACATCCGCTCGATGACCCCCACTGAAGCCGACCAAAACCGCGAGGTCCAGTTACGCGGCACCGTCATCTTCTCCGATGCCAACAACGCCGTTTTTCTCCAGGACGAAACCGCCGGCACCCTCTTCTGGCTCGAAAAAAACCAGCCCGCCCCCGCCCCCGGCGACGTCGTCGAAGTTCGCGGCACCACCCGCTACGGCCTCTACGTCCCCGGCATCGAAGAAACCACCTACCGCATCCTCAATCGCGGCGAAATGCCCGCCCCCATCGAAGCCACTTACGAAGACCTCCTCTCCGGCCGCTACCACTACCAATGGGTCAGCATTCAAGGGATCGTCCGCTCCATCCACACCGCCGTCACGACCGACATCAACCCCACCACGCTTCCCTCCAACGCCACCGCCAACGCCGCCAAACAACGCACCACCATGCGCGTCGCCATGGGCTCCCGCATTGTCGAAATCCGCCTCAACGACCCCCCTCCCAATTCCGACGAACTCATCGACAGCACCGTGCACATCACCGGCCTCGCCTCCGGTGCCATCAACGACCGCCGCCAGCTTCTCCAACCCTACCTTTGGCCCCACGACAGCAACGCCATCAAAATTCTCGAACCCGCACCCGATCCCACCCAGCTCCCCACCCTTCCTGCCACCGACCTCCTCACTTTCCGCCCCACCGGTCGCAGCACCGGCCACCGCGTCCGCATGTCCGGCACCATCCTCGCCGCCTTTCCCGACGGACGCCTCTTCCTCCGCGACGACACCGCCTCCTTCGCCGTCAACCTCGCCACCACTACCACCACCGACCCTCTCCATCCCGGCGAAAACATCGAAATCCTCGGCTTCCCCGAAATGGAACGCTTCAGCGCCGCCCTCGCCGACGCCCAACTCATCACCCGCACCCCCGGTCCCCCACCCCAGCCCATTCCCACCACCATCCGCGAACTCATGCGCGGCACCTACGACAACGACCTCATCACCCTCACCGCCGAAGTCACCGAAACTTATCAAAGCGAAAACGGCCCCATCCTCATTCTTCACACCAACGAACGCTCCCTGCGCGCCCAGCTTCCCCCCAACCACCCCATTCCCGCGCCACACAGCCGCATCCAGATCACCGGCATCTGCCTCGTCGAAAGCAGCAAACCCATCGCCTATCAGTCCCAACCCCAAACCCTCAGCCTCCACCCCCGCAACGCCGCCGACATCCTCATCCTCCAAACCCCCTCGGGGTGGCCCCAACCCCGCCTCACCATCGCCCTGATCGCCTTTGCCATTGCCACCCTCCTCGCCGCCCTGTGGATCCTCCTCCTGCGTCGTCAGGTCGAAAACCAAACCGCCGCCCTGCGCGACCGCATCGAGCACCAGGCCATGCTTGAAGAACGCCACCGCATCGCCCGCGAATTCCACGACACCCTCGAACAAGACCTCACCGGCCTCTCCCTCCAGCTCGGCGCCGCCGCCAGCGTCCCCACCGACCGCACCCCCACCCTCCTAGCGACGGCCCGCCACCTCGTCACCCGCATCCAGACCGAAACCCGCAACCTCCTCACCGACCTCCGCACTCCGCCGGACCAAGCCCTCCCTCTCGCCACCATCCTCCAAAACCTCGCCGAATCCCGCACCACCGAAAACGGCCCCACCATCGAAGTCCACACCGACGAAAACCTCCCCACCCTTCCTCCCCGCACCCTCCATCACCTGCGCATGATCGCCCAGGAATCATTGGCAAACGCCCTGCGCCACGCCAACGCCACCCTCATTCAAATCCACCTCACCAATCAGTCCGAGCCCGACCACCTCCTCCTCACCATCCGCGACAACGGAAAAGGTTTCGACCCCTCAGAAACCTGGGAAAAACCCGGCCACTACGGCTGCATGGGCATCCGCGAACGCGCCCGCAAACTCAACGCCACCGTCGAATGGCACAGCCAGCCCACCAAAGGCACCACCCTCGAACTCAAACTCCCTCGCAGCTAA
- a CDS encoding response regulator produces the protein MISIMLVDDHFVVRNGLATSLEIEPDLKVIATSDTGENAATLYQQHRPTVVLMDMQLPGINGAEATALIRDLDPDARILIFSTFARDEEIVAALDSGASGYLQKTATREELITALRLVASGNRYLPSDLAQRLTHLQTGPTITPREREIIALVAQGSANKEIGAQLGISEDTVKQHVSRILQKLGVKDRAQATAEAIRRGIVKLD, from the coding sequence ATGATCTCCATCATGCTCGTCGACGACCACTTCGTCGTTCGCAACGGCCTCGCCACCTCCCTCGAAATCGAGCCCGACCTCAAAGTCATCGCCACCAGCGATACCGGCGAAAACGCCGCCACCCTCTACCAGCAGCACCGCCCCACCGTTGTCCTCATGGACATGCAACTCCCCGGCATCAACGGCGCCGAAGCCACCGCCCTCATCCGCGATCTCGATCCCGACGCCCGCATCCTCATCTTCTCCACCTTCGCCCGCGACGAAGAAATCGTCGCCGCCCTCGACTCCGGTGCCTCCGGCTACCTGCAAAAAACCGCCACCCGCGAAGAACTCATCACCGCCCTGCGCCTCGTCGCCAGCGGCAATCGCTACCTCCCCTCCGACCTCGCCCAGCGCCTCACCCATCTACAAACCGGACCCACCATCACCCCCCGCGAACGCGAAATCATCGCCCTCGTCGCCCAAGGCTCCGCCAACAAAGAAATCGGAGCCCAACTCGGCATCTCTGAAGACACCGTCAAACAACACGTCAGCCGCATCCTCCAAAAACTCGGTGTCAAAGACCGCGCCCAAGCCACCGCCGAAGCCATCCGCCGCGGCATCGTCAAACTCGACTAA
- a CDS encoding carbohydrate binding domain-containing protein, whose product MRLLTLFLIFAATSSLPAQSPSPSPSLTDQGWFPFTISAFDDKTPADLDLSHLNHTPAGKHGFIKPNGETLTDNTGKPWRYFGTNLTADACFPSNEEATQFAAHLAKIGINLVRFHFMDENWSGTQLIHQDNQPGLQPEPLARLDFFFAELKKRGIYSNFNLHVGRQYPDQPPGAPDKSKGIDNIYPPYVEALKQYARDLLTHVNPHTGLAYQDDPAIAIVEVNNENTLMMNTWWPAKITGPIHDNIAQQWTDWLHKAHKNDLSLLREKWGVQPATPAPNLVENGTFQHNASGWYLDQQGGAVSTLSPSSEADAIRLTVTKPGSEEWHNQLIRSVPIQSGKTYRLTFRARSDIPKKIYTNTQQSAAPFAMTGLWKELALTPDWQTFELLFTAKDVIPDKTNLIFGPNGHTGWIELSDIHLAEHNDAYLPPTTTFETGIPLPTENANEHVRYDYYQFLAETELNYAKEMHRFLKEDLNIKCLVTHSHIFFGALFGVRREALVSDVVHANAYWHHPNFPKGDWSDKDWEINQETLSQDPTGGILSELAVQRPVGKPFAITEWDIPAPIDTLAEGLPLLAAFANFQGWSGLTLYTFAHSREDLQAQHYHSFFNYQGHPAKRAGIPFAALLFRNGSVDFGHGRTTIQIPTTALILDIVKHNGSIWSNWRRFYERMGLDGSLALKSPTALAFSEIPFTSPDLLRRFITPSPQSYSTTPITWGNNESKVATVINDHVLFATGNLPGKTHTLGPIQLNVAPMPSEPEPNIPPFAIFGLIPLDGQPIATSKKLLGLALSRSENQNMQWRTDRKTVSNQWGYGPSLVLGYEAKVTLPGNESNWTIRPLDPTGTAQAPIAQNTDTWPISPSHKTVWWLLER is encoded by the coding sequence ATGCGCCTCCTCACTCTCTTCCTCATTTTCGCGGCCACCTCCTCCCTCCCCGCCCAATCCCCATCCCCATCCCCCTCCCTCACCGACCAAGGTTGGTTCCCCTTCACCATCTCCGCCTTCGACGACAAAACCCCCGCCGACCTCGACCTCTCCCACCTCAACCACACCCCTGCCGGCAAACACGGCTTCATCAAACCCAACGGCGAAACCCTCACCGACAACACCGGCAAACCCTGGCGCTATTTCGGCACCAACCTCACCGCCGACGCCTGCTTCCCCTCCAACGAAGAAGCCACCCAATTCGCCGCCCACCTCGCCAAAATCGGCATCAACCTCGTCCGCTTTCACTTCATGGACGAAAACTGGAGCGGCACCCAACTCATCCATCAAGACAACCAACCCGGCCTCCAACCCGAACCCCTCGCCCGACTCGACTTCTTCTTCGCCGAACTCAAAAAACGCGGCATCTACTCCAACTTCAACCTCCACGTCGGACGCCAATACCCCGACCAGCCTCCAGGTGCCCCCGACAAATCCAAAGGCATCGACAACATCTACCCACCCTACGTCGAAGCCCTCAAACAATACGCCCGCGACCTTCTCACCCACGTCAACCCCCACACCGGCCTCGCCTATCAAGACGACCCCGCCATCGCCATCGTCGAGGTGAACAACGAAAACACCCTCATGATGAACACCTGGTGGCCCGCCAAAATCACCGGCCCCATCCACGACAACATCGCCCAACAATGGACCGACTGGCTCCACAAAGCCCACAAAAACGACCTCAGCCTGCTCCGCGAAAAATGGGGCGTCCAACCCGCCACCCCCGCCCCCAACCTCGTCGAAAACGGCACCTTCCAACACAACGCCAGCGGCTGGTATCTCGACCAGCAAGGCGGCGCCGTCTCCACCCTCAGCCCCTCCTCCGAAGCCGACGCCATCCGCCTCACCGTCACCAAACCCGGCAGCGAAGAGTGGCACAACCAGCTCATCCGCAGCGTCCCCATCCAATCCGGCAAAACGTACCGCCTCACCTTTCGCGCCCGCTCCGACATCCCCAAAAAAATCTACACCAACACCCAGCAATCCGCCGCCCCCTTCGCCATGACCGGACTCTGGAAAGAACTCGCCCTCACTCCCGACTGGCAAACCTTCGAACTCCTCTTCACCGCCAAAGACGTCATCCCCGACAAAACCAACCTCATCTTCGGCCCCAACGGCCACACCGGCTGGATCGAACTCTCCGACATCCACCTCGCCGAACACAACGACGCCTACCTCCCCCCCACCACCACCTTCGAAACCGGCATCCCCCTCCCCACCGAAAACGCCAACGAACACGTCCGCTACGACTACTACCAGTTCCTCGCCGAAACCGAACTCAACTACGCCAAGGAAATGCACCGCTTCCTCAAGGAAGATCTCAATATCAAATGCCTCGTCACCCACTCCCACATCTTCTTCGGTGCCCTTTTCGGAGTCAGACGCGAAGCCCTCGTTAGCGACGTCGTCCACGCCAACGCTTACTGGCATCACCCCAATTTCCCCAAAGGCGACTGGAGCGACAAAGACTGGGAAATCAATCAGGAAACCCTTTCCCAAGACCCCACCGGCGGCATCCTTTCCGAACTCGCCGTTCAACGCCCGGTAGGAAAACCCTTCGCCATCACCGAATGGGACATTCCCGCCCCCATCGACACCCTCGCCGAAGGACTCCCCCTCCTTGCCGCCTTCGCCAACTTCCAAGGCTGGAGCGGACTCACCCTCTACACCTTCGCCCACAGCCGCGAAGACCTCCAAGCCCAGCACTACCACAGCTTCTTCAACTACCAGGGCCACCCCGCCAAACGCGCCGGCATCCCTTTCGCTGCTTTGCTCTTTCGCAATGGATCAGTCGATTTTGGACATGGCCGCACCACAATTCAAATACCCACCACCGCTCTCATTCTCGATATTGTCAAACACAACGGCAGCATCTGGTCCAATTGGCGCCGCTTCTACGAGAGGATGGGGCTTGATGGTTCACTCGCCTTGAAATCTCCGACAGCACTTGCCTTTAGTGAAATTCCCTTCACATCGCCCGACCTGCTCCGCCGTTTCATCACCCCCTCTCCCCAATCGTATTCCACCACCCCCATCACCTGGGGCAACAACGAGTCCAAAGTCGCCACCGTCATCAACGACCACGTCCTCTTCGCCACCGGCAACCTCCCTGGCAAAACCCACACCCTCGGCCCCATCCAGCTCAACGTCGCCCCAATGCCATCCGAGCCTGAACCCAATATTCCCCCCTTCGCCATCTTCGGCCTCATCCCCCTCGACGGCCAACCCATCGCCACCTCAAAAAAACTCCTCGGCCTCGCCCTCAGCCGCTCCGAAAACCAAAACATGCAATGGCGCACCGACCGCAAAACCGTCTCCAACCAATGGGGCTACGGCCCCTCCCTCGTCCTCGGTTACGAAGCCAAGGTCACGCTCCCCGGCAACGAATCCAACTGGACCATCCGCCCCCTCGACCCCACTGGCACCGCCCAAGCCCCCATCGCCCAAAACACCGACACCTGGCCCATCTCCCCCTCCCACAAAACCGTCTGGTGGCTCCTCGAACGCTAA
- a CDS encoding PEP-CTERM sorting domain-containing protein (PEP-CTERM proteins occur, often in large numbers, in the proteomes of bacteria that also encode an exosortase, a predicted intramembrane cysteine proteinase. The presence of a PEP-CTERM domain at a protein's C-terminus predicts cleavage within the sorting domain, followed by covalent anchoring to some some component of the (usually Gram-negative) cell surface. Many PEP-CTERM proteins exhibit an unusual sequence composition that includes large numbers of potential glycosylation sites. Expression of one such protein has been shown restore the ability of a bacterium to form floc, a type of biofilm.), with protein MLSKASYLLPLIACQILLAGSLNAATMLIDFGLGSLSDTTGKGPTTGLAQTWNNYTDTSGATNLALVDTSNLSTAIILSTSGSFNVLNEAANPIGAPYPNIAAGDAFFNNPARTLTFSGLDPLLTYNITVYGYANRSDSRLTNVNINGVIQSYEPSNTSTGNLDGGFVTFTGLVPNASNQIALTLTTSTGNYILNVIELTSVPEPSRALLLTTGLLLSFRRHRHRPRQ; from the coding sequence ATGTTGAGCAAAGCATCCTACCTCCTCCCGCTCATCGCCTGCCAGATCCTGCTGGCCGGGTCCCTCAACGCCGCCACCATGCTCATTGACTTCGGCCTTGGCTCCCTCAGCGACACCACCGGAAAAGGCCCCACCACCGGACTCGCGCAAACCTGGAACAACTACACCGACACCTCCGGTGCCACCAACCTTGCTCTCGTCGACACCTCCAATCTCAGCACCGCCATTATTCTCTCCACCAGCGGCAGCTTCAACGTTCTCAACGAAGCCGCCAACCCCATCGGTGCCCCCTATCCCAACATCGCAGCAGGCGACGCCTTCTTCAACAACCCCGCCCGAACCCTCACCTTCTCCGGACTCGACCCCCTTCTCACCTACAACATCACCGTTTACGGATACGCGAATCGCTCCGATTCCCGACTTACCAACGTCAACATCAACGGCGTCATCCAATCCTACGAACCCTCCAACACCTCCACCGGCAACCTCGACGGCGGCTTCGTCACCTTCACCGGCCTCGTCCCCAACGCCTCCAACCAAATTGCCCTCACCCTCACCACCTCCACCGGCAACTACATCCTCAACGTCATTGAGCTCACCTCCGTCCCCGAACCCTCCCGCGCGCTGCTCCTCACCACCGGCCTGCTTCTCAGCTTCCGCCGCCATCGCCACCGACCCAGGCAGTAA
- a CDS encoding LamG domain-containing protein, which yields MNPLHLLPAALITLVLLSSTQAATVAHWRFEGDTTTWLQDSSSNAHHLSNTNSTSTQLLLPATGDGSSFANPIPQSGLPNLSATSFTGSGSGIMATAGSSSWTSNTFTIEAMVNISNTTGLKTIVGHLSQTLGRSWLLGIQNNQLSILLGDGASATETYHTPSSPNFTLALDKDYYVAVAVNLNAVNASERLTFYIQNLTDDGPLISTLFTSLFTSLEGSTDGLAIGSTGHASSRFTGLIDEVRFSNTTLSASQLLVPEPSRALLLSLGAALFITNRRRNLSP from the coding sequence ATGAACCCGCTCCACCTCCTTCCTGCGGCCCTGATCACCCTGGTCCTGCTCAGCAGCACCCAGGCCGCCACGGTCGCCCACTGGCGATTTGAAGGCGACACCACCACCTGGCTTCAAGACTCCAGCAGCAACGCGCATCACCTTTCAAATACCAACAGCACCTCCACCCAGCTTCTCCTGCCCGCCACGGGCGATGGCTCCTCCTTCGCCAATCCCATCCCCCAGTCCGGACTTCCCAACCTGTCCGCCACTTCTTTCACCGGTTCCGGATCGGGCATCATGGCCACCGCCGGCAGTTCCTCCTGGACCTCAAACACCTTCACCATTGAGGCCATGGTCAACATCAGCAACACCACTGGCCTGAAAACCATCGTCGGCCACCTCTCCCAAACCCTCGGACGCAGCTGGTTGCTCGGGATCCAAAACAACCAGCTCTCCATCCTGCTCGGCGATGGTGCCAGCGCCACGGAAACCTATCACACCCCCTCATCCCCCAACTTCACCCTCGCCCTCGACAAGGACTACTACGTCGCCGTCGCCGTCAATCTCAATGCCGTCAACGCCTCTGAACGCCTCACCTTCTACATTCAGAACCTCACCGACGACGGCCCCCTCATTTCCACCCTCTTCACTTCCCTCTTCACCTCCCTCGAAGGATCAACCGACGGCCTCGCCATTGGCTCCACGGGCCACGCCTCCTCGCGATTCACCGGCCTCATCGACGAAGTCCGCTTCTCCAACACCACGCTCTCCGCCAGCCAGCTCCTCGTCCCCGAACCCTCCCGCGCCCTCCTCCTCAGCCTGGGTGCCGCCCTTTTCATCACCAATCGCCGCCGCAATCTCAGTCCTTAG
- a CDS encoding LamG domain-containing protein gives MNPVHLLPAALISLILLSSAQAATVAHWRFEGDSSTWLLDSSGNGNHLTNGGNGTSYVLPTSGAGSAFSDPIPQTGTPNLRALSFIGGGTGLLRAPDSPAWTTPTFTIEAQINLNAVGALQSIAGHFSGASDPLTRALLFHVNSSNNLSVIINNNTFSSTLNLSAGTDYFVALAVDLTAPESQRLTFYLQDLTNGGTLQQSVRSANVTSVNNTTADFSIGSTGNPSSPFNGLIDEVRFSNSTLTANQLLIAPEPSRSLFLCLGLGLVFTHRRRNSLK, from the coding sequence ATGAACCCGGTCCACCTTCTGCCTGCGGCTCTAATTAGCCTGATTCTCCTCAGTTCCGCCCAAGCCGCCACGGTGGCCCACTGGCGTTTCGAAGGTGACAGCAGCACTTGGCTTCTGGACTCCAGCGGCAATGGCAATCACCTCACCAACGGCGGCAACGGAACTTCTTACGTCCTCCCCACCAGTGGTGCAGGCTCTGCATTTTCCGATCCCATTCCTCAAACCGGCACCCCCAACCTCAGAGCCCTCAGCTTCATCGGCGGCGGCACCGGCCTGCTCCGTGCACCAGACAGTCCCGCTTGGACCACCCCGACCTTCACCATTGAGGCCCAAATCAATCTGAACGCGGTCGGCGCCCTTCAATCCATCGCCGGCCACTTTTCAGGTGCCTCCGACCCCCTCACCCGCGCCCTGCTCTTTCATGTCAATAGCAGCAACAATCTGAGCGTCATCATCAACAACAACACCTTCTCCTCGACCTTGAATCTCAGCGCTGGAACCGACTATTTCGTGGCTCTTGCCGTCGATCTGACCGCCCCGGAATCCCAGCGCCTCACCTTCTATCTTCAAGATCTGACCAACGGCGGAACCCTCCAGCAAAGCGTCCGATCAGCCAACGTCACCTCCGTCAACAACACCACCGCCGACTTCTCCATCGGCAGCACCGGCAATCCCAGTTCCCCCTTCAACGGCCTCATCGACGAAGTCCGCTTCTCCAACAGCACTCTCACCGCCAATCAACTCCTCATCGCCCCCGAACCCTCCCGCTCCCTCTTCCTCTGCCTGGGCCTCGGCCTCGTCTTCACCCATCGCCGCCGCAACTCACTAAAGTGA